The segment GGCACCAGGAGCCCCTGCCCTCTCTGTGCTCTGACCCACACTCTCTTCCCTAATTGCAGCTTTGGTCAAACAGGAGGCTGCAGGGTGAGTGAGGCCACCTATCCTCAGGGCCAGTGGGCTTGGTGGGAGCCTTGGGTAGGAAGTATTGAACGAGCCCCCCACCTCTTGTTACATATGTGGAGAGAGCTCCCTGTATCACTTCAGGATAGTCTGTTTTCAGCCCTTGGTCTTGCCCATGGCAGAAGGACCACCCCATCCCTTACCTCATGCCTATCTTGTACCCCTGCTCTACTCTCTGCTGGGGTCATTGCAGGAAACAGCAGCCACAGCCACAGCCTGAGCCACCTCCTGCTACTCCTGGACCAGCCCCAGACCCCATGGGCCTCATCGAACCTGAGCCAGGTGGGCATGAAGACTGTGAACTGTCAGAACCTACCCAGCCTCTGGATCAGGAGGAAAGCACTAGCAGGTAAAGGCTGAAGCACTCCAGTATCTAAGTCAGCTATATCTAGTCCCTTGAGGCCATCCTCTGCCTTTTTCTGTGTGTCCAGCATCCTCATCCCTGGTGCTTCTGCTGGGGATCTAGAACAAAACCTGCATCCCAGGGTATGCCCTGGAAGAGGGGAGCAGGACACCCAGAGGCTGGAGGGTAGGGGTATGATGAGGGCACTTTGGCTGAATCCTATCTGGCTCCCAGTGCTGCTAGGcggcaggaggaggaagagccaaAGCTCGAGCCAGAGAGGTCAAGCTTCAGCTGGAGCAACCGAGAAAAGGCAAAGCAGGCATTCAAGGAATTGCTAAGGGACAAGGTACTACAGTTATGGATGAGATGATTTCTCAGCTAAGGGCTAGGGGGAATTTGTGGAAGCTTGCAACCCTTAATCACCCATCTGCTCAATTTCAGGCTGTCCCTTCCAATGCTTCATGGGAACAAGCCATGAAGATGGTGGTCACTGACCCCCGCTACAggtagggctggggagggggagccAAGATGTCCCCTAAACCCTATCTGTGGGAACAATAGGGCTGGGGAAACTTGCAGTGATCATAGTTTCCCTCAGGGATCAGGATGGGCAAAAGCCAGGAAGGTATTAGCCTGGGATGAGTGGGAACGGGGATAAAAGTAAAAGACTGAGACACCCAGAAGATGACAgtgataaaaaggaaatattcaAAGATGGGAAGTAGGATTATGGGGACTGAGGGGGAACTGGACCTGGCAAAGGCTTATCAGTGATTTAGACACCACTGAATGAATGGGCATCCCTATCCTCAGTACCTCAGCTCTTTCCTTGTCCCCGTCCCCTTATGGCCACTGCTGTGCTCATACCTACTGCTGGTTGATTTCATACCTACTATTGGGCTGATTGCCAGTGCTTTCTGAATTGCAAGTTGTAATGCAGGTGGCTTGGGCTGATTTACCCTGACCCTGTCTTCTCTATCCCAGTGCTCTGCCAAAACTAAGTGAGAAAAAGCAGGCATTCAATGCCTACAAAGCACAgcgggagaaagaagaaaaggaagaggctcGTTTGAGGGCCAAAGAGGCCAAGCAGACCCTTCAGCACTTTCTGGAACAGCATGACCGTATGACCTCTACCACCCGATACCGGTGAGGGTCTAGGGGTGGAATGCTGGGATACTCCCAGGGAATGAACTATATCTACAACGTACTGTTTCAGGGGGACAGTGCCTTCTATCCATCTTACTTCATAGTCTACCTGTATAACTTTAGGCGAGCTGAGCAGACGTTTGGGGAACTAGAAGTTTGGGCTGTGGTACCTGAGCGGGACCGTAAGGAAATATATGATGATGTCCTCTTCTTCCTTGCCAAGAAGGAGAAGGTAACATGTACCAGCTGAGATCCTTCCAACACCTTTTCATTCTAGTTTTTGTGGTCCTATTCCAATCCTCTTGTTACTCATTCAGTTCCCTAGGTCTTGACCCAGAAGTAGTGGCTGCTCATTTGTGTTATATTTTGCATAGTCCACAAGTGTGCTTTGGACAGTCTTCAGCCCATGTTTTTCTCATGGTATCCATCAAATCCTTTTTAGTTTCCATCCTTTCCAGTCCCAAGCACGGCCTGCTATCCATCTTGGGAAAATAAATTGTTGGTCTGGATCCCTGTCTCCTGGCCCCCAACCCAGACCTTCATCTCTCCATCTAGGGTTCCCCATTTCTTGTCTCCTAGACACATTCTCTAACTGTTCCCTCCTCTTTCACCATCTCAGGAACAGGCTAAACAACTGCGTCGCCGCAATATCCAGGCTCTAAAGAGCATCCTGGATGGAATGAGCAGTGTCAGCTTCCAAACTACTTGGTCCCAAGCTCAGCAGCACCTCATGGACAACCCCAGCTTTGCCCAGGACCACCAGCTGCAGAGTGAGCCCAGGGCCTGGACACCCCTACAtaccccatccccttccccaagGACCTCCTGGGACCCCTGGAACCCACCTGGCCCTCTTTCCCTTGAGCCTCTTATATTTATCTTGGACTTCTCAGGAGCCCCTAATGTCCTGAACTTCCTGGGACTCCCAGCACCCTCCATGTCCCTAGTGCCCACAGACCCTCTGAGATTCCCCTGTATTTGCCTGGACTCTAGGGCTCCCAAATTCTTTCCAAGACACCTTGGGACATCCCTCTCCCTTCCACTGAGATTCACTATGGCCCTGAAGCCAGTGTGGCCTCGTAGGAAGAGCTTTAGGCTGGGACATTCAAGAAGAattgaatgatgatgatgatgatgatgatttttgtAGCTCAGATGAATATAATTTTAACTTGGCTTAACAATATGGACCCTATTGGCCACACATAATACAAACTGCTCTTGGCACATCTCCTGATGATATGAGAAGTACCACATTCTGGAGTGGCAAAGCCTTATTAAAACCAGTTCCATAAAAATGTCCTACTAATTTATGTGAAGCCCCTTCAGTCACTGCTCTTACTGTTTTGCTCTAGCCCCTCTTATAGGGTCAAATACCTGGactttatttttcatgtattAACAGTTCCTCCCCAAATCCTCCATCCCAATGGCCTTTCCCACCAGACCCTTCCCTGTTGCCACTACCACCTCTTGGGGTCTCACTTTTCCCTACCCTGGGTGCCCTTGGGAGACAGTGGGGAAAGCATCCTTGTAGTGCTGGGGGTGCTGGGTTCTAAGAGGGTGCCCTCTACCTCCCTGCAATGTCTGCTGAGCCTGCTCCCTGCGGGCAGACATGGACAAGGAGGATGCGCTGATCTGCTTTGAGGAGCATATCCGAGCACTGGAgcgagaggaagaggaagagcgtGAACGAGCACGACTTCGGGAGAGGCGCCAGCACCGCAAGAATCGAGAAGCCTTCCAGGTAGCTCTGGGCCTCATGATGGGCATAGGCCCTAGATCGAACCCTGGGAACCTTCAAGCTACGGCTCTGCTTCCTGCTGTGCTCCCTTTCCTGCTCTTTGGCTCCCACTGTACCCCCAACTTTGTTCTTGCTGTTTTAGCTTCTCTAGAAGTAGAGAGCACCACATAAGCACCAAAGACCATGGGCTTGGAACAAGGGGAGCATTTTATAGGCAGCAGGAGTCTTTGATGGACTGTTTCTAATCTCTGGGGTGGCAAGGTGGGGGATGTGCTTACAGGGAGctggtggggggggggtgaggtTCAGACAGGATTCTATATCTGTTCCCTTGTTTGTTTCagatttccttccctctctttctccccctgcATTTTACCATCTAGGTATCCTCTCTCTGttttcccatctttctctccttatctctgtctctatctctctcaatctcctcatctctctctctctctgtccctgtccccATAACTGGCCTTTCCCCGCTCAGACCTTCCTGGACGAGCTGCACGAGACAGGGCAGCTGCACTCCATGTCTACCTGGATGGAGCTGTACCCAGCGGTCAGCACCGATGCCCGCTTTGCCAACATGCTGGGCCAGCCGGGTAAGGCAGCCGGGCTTTCCCTCCCCGGCTCCCGGCCCCTGACCGGTTCTCTGcatcacctctccctttccctgcccTTAACTTCATTCCCTAGACCTCAGGAAGGTGCCACCAGCTgggccccctcccccctccctgcctcctctGCAGGCTCCACCCCTCTGGATCTCTTCAAGTTTTATGTAGAGGATCTGAAGGCCAGATTCCATGATGAGAAGAAAATCATTAAGGACATCCTTAAGGTAAGAGGGACCTGGGAGTGTGTTAGAGCTGACCCAATTCTAACTTCTCAAATAAACTGTAAACTAATAGTGCTTTAAGGGTTCCTTCTTGGGGGTATTTTTTAAAGGGGTACAAAGCCTTTAGACAAAGGAATAAAGCTCTTAATTGTGGAATTTTAGGAACTGGGCAGAGGAGGTATTTTGAAGGGGTGAGGGCCCTTCTCAGTGGCCTTTCGCTGACCTTGGACTAGCATATTAGCCTAGTTTTTAATATCATAGCCTCTTCTGCTTAATCCATAGGACCGGGGTTTCAGTGTGGAAGTGAACACAGCCTTTGAGGACTTTGCACATGTCATCAGCTTTGACAAGAGGGCTGCTGCACTGGACGCTGGCAATATCAAGCTGACCTTCAACAGCGTGAGGGGGCAGGGTTGGGGTAGGGGCAGAATGGGGGCCCAGGAGAGGACAGTTGAAGTGAATTAGgatgtgaaagatgaaatgaggaAGAGTCGTTTTCTCAGGGGAAGACTGGGGCAAAATTAAATACCTTTTAGGCCTCTTCCTATTGCCCATTCTCATATACTCATCTTTGAGGCAGCTGCATTTCAGGGCTTGTAGTACCCAGTACCTTGAGCGAGTGGGAGGAGCCCAGATTCCCAGAGTTGAGCCCAGGCCCCTCAGTTTGCCCCTCTTGAGTTGTGATATATAGGAAAGGAGACCTTGCCTTAAACTCATTACACCTTTTCCCACTCCCTACCTTGTTACCCCTCATGAGGCTTCTGCCTGCCTCTTCAGACTTCCCCTGGCTGGGAATCTGAAGTGACCCTACTGGGTATCTTTTATCCTTTCAGCTACTAGAGAAAGCAGAGGCACGAGAgcgggagagggaaaaggaggaagcacGGAGACTTCGACGTAGGGAAGCTGCCTTTCGGAGTATGCTGAGGCAAGCTGCCCCTGCCCTAGAGCCTGGCACTGGCTGGGAGGAGGTGAGGAAACTAACTGGACACCACATTTTCCAGGAATTTACATTACATGACTTCTAACACTCCTTCTTGCTCCAAAGCTATTGTTTGATTTGGTCCTCAGACCCCTTATTGCTGGTTTCTGCCTCCACCAAGCTTTGCTAGATCTTGAATTTCTGCGTTATCATCTACATTCCTGGCTTTGTTGTTTCCCCCAACAAGGTCCGAGAGCGCTTTGTGTGCGACTCTGCCTTTGAACAGATCACCCTGGAGTCTGAGCGGATACGCCTCTTCCGAGAGTTCTTACAGGTGAGGGAAATGAAAAGCATTGCCTCTGTGTTACCTTTCGCTGATTTTCTGGTTCTGCCCCTACTTCTGACCTTACCTAGCCTGACCTGAGTAAAGGAGCTAGACAGGAAGATGGGTGGGTAGGTGCTGTAAGTGAATGAGG is part of the Notamacropus eugenii isolate mMacEug1 chromosome 3, mMacEug1.pri_v2, whole genome shotgun sequence genome and harbors:
- the PRPF40B gene encoding pre-mRNA-processing factor 40 homolog B isoform X5 encodes the protein MDDFCDSVLSQTDSPSICSPQLCVPLAIAAPWSVPDSGPRPLATPAPFPPGPPMMPPPFMPPPGIPPPFPPMGLPPMNQRPPAIPPIPPGMMPPMLPPMGGPPPITQIPGMVPPMMPGMLMPAVPVTAATAPGVDTASSVVTGADPTRVLWSEHVAPDGRIYYYNADDKQSVWEKPSILKSKAELLLSQCPWKEYKSDTGKPYYYNNQTLVKQEAAGKQQPQPQPEPPPATPGPAPDPMGLIEPEPGGHEDCELSEPTQPLDQEESTSSAARRQEEEEPKLEPERSSFSWSNREKAKQAFKELLRDKAVPSNASWEQAMKMVVTDPRYSALPKLSEKKQAFNAYKAQREKEEKEEARLRAKEAKQTLQHFLEQHDRMTSTTRYRRAEQTFGELEVWAVVPERDRKEIYDDVLFFLAKKEKEQAKQLRRRNIQALKSILDGMSSVSFQTTWSQAQQHLMDNPSFAQDHQLQTCSLRADMDKEDALICFEEHIRALEREEEEERERARLRERRQHRKNREAFQTFLDELHETGQLHSMSTWMELYPAVSTDARFANMLGQPGSTPLDLFKFYVEDLKARFHDEKKIIKDILKDRGFSVEVNTAFEDFAHVISFDKRAAALDAGNIKLTFNSLLEKAEAREREREKEEARRLRRREAAFRSMLRQAAPALEPGTGWEEVRERFVCDSAFEQITLESERIRLFREFLQSECQHFHIKGRKHGKKGKKHHRKRSHSPSGSESEEDEQPPLLRPSKRRKWNPSESGSEPSSSLDSAESGGGPLGGRGSPSSRPPLGADHGFRKSKKPKKKGKKKRHKSELSSSCGVVLQNSPESEIEREKEKGSKEMEEKERERDKEREARRPEPRNRSPGLGLKKEKTGWDTSESELSEGELERRRRTLLQQLDDQQ
- the PRPF40B gene encoding pre-mRNA-processing factor 40 homolog B isoform X16, yielding MMPPPFMPPPGIPPPFPPMGLPPMNQRPPAIPPIPPGMMPPMLPPMGGPPPITQIPGMVPPMMPGMLMPAVPVTAATAPGVDTASSVVTGADPTRVLWSEHVAPDGRIYYYNADDKQSVWEKPSILKSKAELLLSQCPWKEYKSDTGKPYYYNNQSKESRWTRPKDLDELEALVKQEAAGKQQPQPQPEPPPATPGPAPDPMGLIEPEPGGHEDCELSEPTQPLDQEESTSSAARRQEEEEPKLEPERSSFSWSNREKAKQAFKELLRDKAVPSNASWEQAMKMVVTDPRYSALPKLSEKKQAFNAYKAQREKEEKEEARLRAKEAKQTLQHFLEQHDRMTSTTRYRRAEQTFGELEVWAVVPERDRKEIYDDVLFFLAKKEKEQAKQLRRRNIQALKSILDGMSSVSFQTTWSQAQQHLMDNPSFAQDHQLQTCSLRADMDKEDALICFEEHIRALEREEEEERERARLRERRQHRKNREAFQTFLDELHETGQLHSMSTWMELYPAVSTDARFANMLGQPGSTPLDLFKFYVEDLKARFHDEKKIIKDILKDRGFSVEVNTAFEDFAHVISFDKRAAALDAGNIKLTFNSLLEKAEAREREREKEEARRLRRREAAFRSMLRQAAPALEPGTGWEEVRERFVCDSAFEQITLESERIRLFREFLQSECQHFHIKGRKHGKKGKKHHRKRSHSPSGSESEEDEQPPLLRPSKRRKWNPSESGSEPSSSLDSAESGGGPLGGRGSPSSRPPLGADHGFRKSKKPKKKGKKKRHKSELSSSCGVVLQNSPESEIEREKEKGSKEMEEKERERDKEREARRPEPRNRSPGLGLKKEKTGWDTSESELSEGELERRRRTLLQQLDDQQ
- the PRPF40B gene encoding pre-mRNA-processing factor 40 homolog B isoform X7, with the protein product MDDFCDSVLSQTDSPSICSPQLCVPLAIAAPWSVPDSGPRPLATPAPFPPGPPMMPPPFMPPPGIPPPFPPMGLPPMNQRPPAIPPIPPGMMPPMLPPMGGPPPITQIPGMVPPMMPGMLMPAVPVTAATAPGVDTASSVVTGADPTRVLWSEHVAPDGRIYYYNADDKQSVWEKPSILKSKAELLLSQCPWKEYKSDTGKPYYYNNQSKESRWTRPKDLDELEALVKQEAAGKQQPQPQPEPPPATPGPAPDPMGLIEPEPGGHEDCELSEPTQPLDQEESTSSAARRQEEEEPKLEPERSSFSWSNREKAKQAFKELLRDKAVPSNASWEQAMKMVVTDPRYSALPKLSEKKQAFNAYKAQREKEEKEEARLRAKEAKQTLQHFLEQHDRMTSTTRYRRAEQTFGELEVWAVVPERDRKEIYDDVLFFLAKKEKEQAKQLRRRNIQALKSILDGMSSVSFQTTWSQAQQHLMDNPSFAQDHQLQTCSLRADMDKEDALICFEEHIRALEREEEEERERARLRERRQHRKNREAFQTFLDELHETGQLHSMSTWMELYPAVSTDARFANMLGQPGSTPLDLFKFYVEDLKARFHDEKKIIKDILKDRGFSVEVNTAFEDFAHVISFDKRAAALDAGNIKLTFNSLLEKAEAREREREKEEARRLRRREAAFRSMLRQAAPALEPGTGWEEVRERFVCDSAFEQITLESERIRLFREFLQSECQHFHIKGRKHGKKGKKHHRKRSHSPSGSESEEDEQPPLLRPSKRRKWNPSESGSEPSSSLDSAESGGGPLGGRGSPSSRPPLGADHGFRKSKKPKKKGKKKRHKSELSSSCGVVLQNSPESEIEREKEKGSKEMEEKERERDKEREARRPEPRNRSPGLGLKKEKAGTHQRVS
- the PRPF40B gene encoding pre-mRNA-processing factor 40 homolog B isoform X14 → MSVPDSGPRPLATPAPFPPGPPMMPPPFMPPPGIPPPFPPMGLPPMNQRPPAIPPIPPGMMPPMLPPMGGPPPITQIPGMVPPMMPGMLMPAVPVTAATAPGVDTASSVVTGADPTRVLWSEHVAPDGRIYYYNADDKQSVWEKPSILKSKAELLLSQCPWKEYKSDTGKPYYYNNQSKESRWTRPKDLDELEALVKQEAAGKQQPQPQPEPPPATPGPAPDPMGLIEPEPGGHEDCELSEPTQPLDQEESTSSAARRQEEEEPKLEPERSSFSWSNREKAKQAFKELLRDKAVPSNASWEQAMKMVVTDPRYSALPKLSEKKQAFNAYKAQREKEEKEEARLRAKEAKQTLQHFLEQHDRMTSTTRYRRAEQTFGELEVWAVVPERDRKEIYDDVLFFLAKKEKEQAKQLRRRNIQALKSILDGMSSVSFQTTWSQAQQHLMDNPSFAQDHQLQNMDKEDALICFEEHIRALEREEEEERERARLRERRQHRKNREAFQTFLDELHETGQLHSMSTWMELYPAVSTDARFANMLGQPGSTPLDLFKFYVEDLKARFHDEKKIIKDILKDRGFSVEVNTAFEDFAHVISFDKRAAALDAGNIKLTFNSLLEKAEAREREREKEEARRLRRREAAFRSMLRQAAPALEPGTGWEEVRERFVCDSAFEQITLESERIRLFREFLQSECQHFHIKGRKHGKKGKKHHRKRSHSPSGSESEEDEQPPLLRPSKRRKWNPSESGSEPSSSLDSAESGGGPLGGRGSPSSRPPLGADHGFRKSKKPKKKGKKKRHKSNSPESEIEREKEKGSKEMEEKERERDKEREARRPEPRNRSPGLGLKKEKTGWDTSESELSEGELERRRRTLLQQLDDQQ
- the PRPF40B gene encoding pre-mRNA-processing factor 40 homolog B isoform X17, whose protein sequence is MSVPDSGPRPLATPAPFPPGPPMMPPPFMPPPGIPPPFPPMGLPPMNQRPPAIPPIPPGMMPPMLPPMGGPPPITQIPGMVPPMMPGMLMPAVPVTAATAPGVDTASSVVTGADPTRVLWSEHVAPDGRIYYYNADDKQSVWEKPSILKSKAELLLSQCPWKEYKSDTGKPYYYNNQTLVKQEAAGKQQPQPQPEPPPATPGPAPDPMGLIEPEPGGHEDCELSEPTQPLDQEESTSSAARRQEEEEPKLEPERSSFSWSNREKAKQAFKELLRDKAVPSNASWEQAMKMVVTDPRYSALPKLSEKKQAFNAYKAQREKEEKEEARLRAKEAKQTLQHFLEQHDRMTSTTRYRRAEQTFGELEVWAVVPERDRKEIYDDVLFFLAKKEKEQAKQLRRRNIQALKSILDGMSSVSFQTTWSQAQQHLMDNPSFAQDHQLQNMDKEDALICFEEHIRALEREEEEERERARLRERRQHRKNREAFQTFLDELHETGQLHSMSTWMELYPAVSTDARFANMLGQPGSTPLDLFKFYVEDLKARFHDEKKIIKDILKDRGFSVEVNTAFEDFAHVISFDKRAAALDAGNIKLTFNSLLEKAEAREREREKEEARRLRRREAAFRSMLRQAAPALEPGTGWEEVRERFVCDSAFEQITLESERIRLFREFLQSECQHFHIKGRKHGKKGKKHHRKRSHSPSGSESEEDEQPPLLRPSKRRKWNPSESGSEPSSSLDSAESGGGPLGGRGSPSSRPPLGADHGFRKSKKPKKKGKKKRHKSNSPESEIEREKEKGSKEMEEKERERDKEREARRPEPRNRSPGLGLKKEKTGWDTSESELSEGELERRRRTLLQQLDDQQ
- the PRPF40B gene encoding pre-mRNA-processing factor 40 homolog B isoform X1 translates to MDDFCDSVLSQTDSPSICSPQLCVPLAIAAPWSVPDSGPRPLATPAPFPPGPPMMPPPFMPPPGIPPPFPPMGLPPMNQRPPAIPPIPPGMMPPMLPPMGGPPPITQIPGMVPPMMPGMLMPAVPVTAATAPGVDTASSVVTGADPTRVLWSEHVAPDGRIYYYNADDKQSVWEKPSILKSKAELLLSQCPWKEYKSDTGKPYYYNNQSKESRWTRPKDLDELEALVKQEAAGKQQPQPQPEPPPATPGPAPDPMGLIEPEPGGHEDCELSEPTQPLDQEESTSSAARRQEEEEPKLEPERSSFSWSNREKAKQAFKELLRDKAVPSNASWEQAMKMVVTDPRYSALPKLSEKKQAFNAYKAQREKEEKEEARLRAKEAKQTLQHFLEQHDRMTSTTRYRRAEQTFGELEVWAVVPERDRKEIYDDVLFFLAKKEKEQAKQLRRRNIQALKSILDGMSSVSFQTTWSQAQQHLMDNPSFAQDHQLQTCSLRADMDKEDALICFEEHIRALEREEEEERERARLRERRQHRKNREAFQTFLDELHETGQLHSMSTWMELYPAVSTDARFANMLGQPGSTPLDLFKFYVEDLKARFHDEKKIIKDILKDRGFSVEVNTAFEDFAHVISFDKRAAALDAGNIKLTFNSLLEKAEAREREREKEEARRLRRREAAFRSMLRQAAPALEPGTGWEEVRERFVCDSAFEQITLESERIRLFREFLQSECQHFHIKGRKHGKKGKKHHRKRSHSPSGSESEEDEQPPLLRPSKRRKWNPSESGSEPSSSLDSAESGGGPLGGRGSPSSRPPLGADHGFRKSKKPKKKGKKKRHKSELSSSCGVVLQNSPESEIEREKEKGSKEMEEKERERDKEREARRPEPRNRSPGLGLKKEKTGWDTSESELSEGELERRRRTLLQQLDDQQ
- the PRPF40B gene encoding pre-mRNA-processing factor 40 homolog B isoform X6 → MDDFCDSVLSQTDSPSICSPQLCVPLAIAAPWSVPDSGPRPLATPAPFPPGPPMMPPPFMPPPGIPPPFPPMGLPPMNQRPPAIPPIPPGMMPPMLPPMGGPPPITQIPGMVPPMMPGMLMPAVPVTAATAPGVDTASSVVTGADPTRVLWSEHVAPDGRIYYYNADDKQSVWEKPSILKSKAELLLSQCPWKEYKSDTGKPYYYNNQSKESRWTRPKDLDELEALVKQEAAGKQQPQPQPEPPPATPGPAPDPMGLIEPEPGGHEDCELSEPTQPLDQEESTSSAARRQEEEEPKLEPERSSFSWSNREKAKQAFKELLRDKAVPSNASWEQAMKMVVTDPRYSALPKLSEKKQAFNAYKAQREKEEKEEARLRAKEAKQTLQHFLEQHDRMTSTTRYRRAEQTFGELEVWAVVPERDRKEIYDDVLFFLAKKEKEQAKQLRRRNIQALKSILDGMSSVSFQTTWSQAQQHLMDNPSFAQDHQLQNMDKEDALICFEEHIRALEREEEEERERARLRERRQHRKNREAFQTFLDELHETGQLHSMSTWMELYPAVSTDARFANMLGQPGSTPLDLFKFYVEDLKARFHDEKKIIKDILKDRGFSVEVNTAFEDFAHVISFDKRAAALDAGNIKLTFNSLLEKAEAREREREKEEARRLRRREAAFRSMLRQAAPALEPGTGWEEVRERFVCDSAFEQITLESERIRLFREFLQSECQHFHIKGRKHGKKGKKHHRKRSHSPSGSESEEDEQPPLLRPSKRRKWNPSESGSEPSSSLDSAESGGGPLGGRGSPSSRPPLGADHGFRKSKKPKKKGKKKRHKSNSPESEIEREKEKGSKEMEEKERERDKEREARRPEPRNRSPGLGLKKEKTGWDTSESELSEGELERRRRTLLQQLDDQQ